From one Variovorax sp. PBL-H6 genomic stretch:
- a CDS encoding acetate--CoA ligase family protein, with the protein MTDLSKMFNPASVVLVGATDRSTWSKMAFDNLKLLGFEGKVHLVSRSGGMAHGQQTFKSATEIGEPVDVALLMVPIAAMNDALRDLGAAGITGAVVLAGGFAETGEDGRALQDELVGTARALGIRLLGPNCLGFINFTTGGACWTGSMRTPPLKGGISIVSQSGAVATMMKHFAHQQGIGLNIVVATGNESMLGLADVLDYLIDDPQTRVITVFAEAVRDTGLFRKAAERALHAAKPILVVKVGSSELSVQAAQSHTGSMVGDDRVFDGVCRQLGVIRVHSIEELMFTAAMIEKTGVLEGEGVAVLSSSGGMGELAADYAQREGVKLARLAPTTLAALGGILPPMATPSNPLDLTGAVVNNPDLFRQCMLGLEQDAAVSLLVCIFDVPTANNGDWAPFAVGSLEAIGRFKPQGRVRFLAMSNTVKSVSDRSRAEIDAARMPYVSSGLDIGMRAIRHALNWSSRQRRGTPVVQEPSGKGAPDALPQSEREAIDFLKHCGVPVVPQVLAADAARAVAVAGDMEGPVVLKVASPDIAHKTEVGGVLLNLQGGEAVAAGFRKIMASARAALPAARLEGVIVSPMRGQGVELFVGVRRDAQWGHVIAVGLGGVWIEALEDVSLRLLPVTPEVVAEMLAELRGAKLLAGYRGAAPVDIGRLTRAVAGIGNAALALGPTLDTLEVNPLLAAGERIEALDALVTYLPGAA; encoded by the coding sequence ATGACGGATCTGTCGAAGATGTTCAACCCGGCCTCGGTCGTCCTGGTCGGGGCGACCGACCGCTCGACCTGGTCGAAGATGGCGTTCGACAACCTCAAGCTCCTCGGCTTCGAGGGCAAGGTGCACCTCGTGAGCCGCAGCGGCGGCATGGCCCACGGCCAGCAGACCTTCAAGTCGGCCACCGAGATCGGCGAGCCGGTGGATGTGGCCCTTCTCATGGTGCCGATCGCCGCAATGAACGATGCGCTGCGCGACCTCGGCGCAGCCGGCATCACGGGCGCGGTCGTTCTCGCGGGCGGCTTCGCGGAAACCGGCGAAGACGGCCGCGCGCTGCAGGACGAGCTCGTCGGCACGGCGCGCGCCCTCGGCATCCGGCTGCTCGGGCCGAACTGCCTCGGCTTCATCAACTTCACGACCGGCGGCGCCTGCTGGACCGGTTCCATGCGCACGCCCCCACTGAAGGGCGGCATCAGCATCGTGTCGCAGAGCGGCGCGGTCGCAACGATGATGAAGCACTTCGCGCACCAGCAGGGCATCGGGCTGAACATCGTGGTCGCGACCGGCAACGAAAGCATGCTCGGCCTCGCCGATGTGCTCGACTACCTGATCGACGATCCGCAGACCCGCGTGATCACCGTCTTCGCAGAGGCTGTTCGCGACACCGGGCTGTTCCGCAAGGCTGCCGAACGCGCGTTGCATGCGGCCAAGCCGATCTTGGTGGTCAAGGTCGGCAGCTCCGAGCTGTCGGTGCAGGCGGCGCAGTCGCACACAGGATCGATGGTCGGCGATGACCGCGTGTTCGATGGCGTGTGCCGCCAGCTCGGCGTGATCCGGGTCCACTCCATCGAGGAGCTGATGTTCACCGCGGCGATGATCGAGAAGACCGGCGTGCTGGAGGGCGAGGGCGTGGCCGTGCTGTCCTCTTCGGGCGGCATGGGCGAACTGGCCGCCGACTATGCGCAGCGCGAAGGCGTGAAGCTCGCCAGGCTGGCGCCGACAACGCTCGCCGCGCTCGGCGGCATCCTTCCGCCGATGGCGACCCCCTCCAATCCGCTCGACCTGACGGGCGCGGTCGTCAACAACCCGGACCTGTTCCGCCAATGCATGCTGGGACTGGAGCAGGACGCGGCGGTGTCGCTGCTGGTGTGCATCTTCGATGTGCCGACGGCGAACAACGGCGATTGGGCGCCTTTCGCCGTCGGCTCGCTCGAAGCGATCGGCCGCTTCAAGCCGCAGGGACGGGTGCGTTTCCTGGCGATGAGCAACACGGTCAAGAGCGTCTCCGATCGCAGCCGGGCCGAAATCGATGCGGCGCGGATGCCATACGTGTCTTCGGGTTTGGACATCGGCATGCGCGCGATCCGCCACGCGCTCAACTGGTCGTCGCGCCAGCGCCGCGGCACGCCCGTCGTGCAGGAGCCATCCGGCAAGGGCGCGCCGGACGCGCTGCCGCAGTCGGAGCGTGAGGCCATCGACTTCCTCAAGCATTGCGGCGTGCCGGTGGTGCCGCAGGTTCTGGCTGCCGACGCGGCGCGCGCGGTCGCCGTCGCCGGCGACATGGAAGGCCCGGTGGTGCTGAAGGTCGCGTCGCCCGACATCGCGCACAAGACGGAGGTCGGTGGCGTGCTGTTGAACCTGCAAGGTGGCGAGGCGGTCGCGGCGGGCTTCCGCAAGATCATGGCGTCGGCCCGGGCGGCCTTGCCCGCTGCCCGTCTGGAAGGCGTGATCGTCTCGCCGATGCGGGGGCAGGGAGTGGAACTCTTCGTGGGTGTGCGCCGCGATGCGCAGTGGGGCCACGTGATCGCGGTCGGACTCGGGGGCGTGTGGATCGAGGCGCTCGAGGACGTCAGCTTGCGGCTGCTGCCGGTGACGCCGGAAGTGGTGGCGGAAATGCTGGCCGAGCTACGGGGCGCGAAGCTGCTCGCCGGCTACCGCGGCGCCGCGCCGGTCGACATCGGCAGGCTCACGCGGGCCGTGGCCGGCATCGGCAATGCGGCGCTCGCCCTCGGCCCGACGCTCGACACGCTGGAAGTCAATCCGCTGCTGGCCGCGGGCGAACGCATCGAAGCCCTCGACGCATTGGTCACCTATCTCCCAGGCGCAGCATGA
- a CDS encoding alpha/beta hydrolase produces MDKEIETLLQKVKEANRTPFWQSTPEAARSGPMLMTLLFGDAPPVQRVEDFTIPSSGGFALPVRLYVPTNEPSGLIVYFHGGGWVIGTVAGYHPMTATLANRTGCAVLSVDYRLAPENPYPVPVEDALAAIRWAAEQGASAIGAEPHALVAMGDSAGGNLATVASRLHNERDPARRVDLQVLAYPVTGHDFDTASYLEFAEGNLLTRSDMKWFWDHYCPDGAQRSNPDVSPLHAKDLSASPAALVLTAGRDPLRDEGEAYGERLKQAGVPAEIVRCEGLLHGFLAMINYAPSAGRAFDRIVDAIVRSASK; encoded by the coding sequence ATGGACAAGGAAATCGAGACATTGCTGCAGAAGGTCAAGGAGGCCAACCGCACGCCTTTCTGGCAGAGCACCCCCGAAGCCGCGCGCTCGGGGCCGATGCTCATGACGCTGCTGTTCGGCGATGCGCCGCCGGTGCAGCGGGTGGAGGACTTCACGATCCCGTCCTCCGGCGGCTTCGCGCTGCCGGTGCGGCTCTATGTGCCGACGAACGAACCCAGCGGCCTGATCGTGTACTTCCACGGCGGCGGTTGGGTCATTGGCACGGTTGCCGGCTATCACCCCATGACGGCGACGCTCGCCAATCGCACCGGTTGCGCGGTGCTGTCGGTGGACTATCGGCTCGCGCCGGAGAACCCGTACCCGGTGCCGGTCGAGGATGCGCTCGCCGCGATCCGCTGGGCGGCGGAGCAGGGCGCCTCTGCCATCGGTGCCGAACCGCATGCGTTGGTTGCGATGGGCGACAGCGCCGGCGGCAACCTCGCGACGGTCGCCTCGCGCCTGCACAACGAGCGCGATCCGGCGCGCAGGGTCGATCTGCAGGTGCTCGCCTATCCGGTCACGGGACACGATTTCGACACGGCGAGCTACCTCGAATTCGCCGAAGGCAACCTGCTGACGCGCAGCGACATGAAGTGGTTCTGGGACCATTACTGCCCCGACGGTGCGCAGCGCTCGAACCCGGATGTCTCGCCTCTGCATGCGAAGGACTTGTCGGCCTCCCCGGCCGCGCTGGTGCTCACGGCTGGCCGCGATCCGCTGCGGGACGAAGGCGAAGCCTATGGCGAGCGGCTGAAGCAAGCCGGGGTGCCGGCGGAGATCGTGCGCTGCGAAGGCCTGCTGCACGGCTTCCTCGCGATGATCAATTACGCGCCGAGCGCCGGCAGGGCCTTCGACAGAATCGTGGATGCCATCGTCCGGAGCGCCTCGAAATGA
- a CDS encoding flavin-containing monooxygenase has product MTTSTPTQVDMLIVGAGFAGLYQLYRARGLGLSARLLEAGDGIGGTWFWNRYPGARCDVESLDYSYSFSEALQQEWDWTERYASQGEILRYINHVADRFELRRDIQLRTRVSAARFDDGSRRWTVTTECGERFDAQYLILATGCLSIPQAPKIDGLESFEGPWYHSANWPTEGVDFSGMRVGLVGTGSSGVQMTPLIAAQAEHLTVFQRTANFSVPAQNEPLDEATLKQVKANYAERRALGREAMTGQFLNANDKSALEVTDEERQAEFEYRWQGAGGGFRMLRAFSDLLRHPQANRYAAEFVRSKIRQVVSDPAVAELLSPKEDLPFGTKRLCVDTDYYETFNRDNVTLVDVKAAPITAIRPDGLRTTQQDYELDALVFATGFDAMTGALLAIDIRGIGGRSLRDKWAHGPRTYLGVSISGFPNLFVIAGPGSPSVLSNMVHSIETHVDWITHFIRCTRADGITHIDAQLPAEDRWVDHVNEAADKTLYPVGNSWYVGANMPGKPRVFMPYVAGVPAYRRIIEDVAAKGYEGFSLS; this is encoded by the coding sequence ATGACGACTTCAACTCCCACCCAGGTGGACATGCTCATCGTGGGCGCCGGCTTCGCAGGCCTCTATCAGCTGTACCGGGCCCGCGGGCTCGGGCTCTCCGCGCGGCTGCTGGAAGCGGGAGACGGCATCGGCGGCACCTGGTTCTGGAACCGCTATCCTGGTGCGCGCTGCGATGTCGAAAGCCTGGACTATTCGTACTCGTTCAGCGAAGCGCTGCAGCAGGAATGGGACTGGACCGAGCGCTATGCGAGCCAGGGCGAGATCCTTCGCTACATCAATCACGTGGCCGACCGCTTCGAGCTGAGACGCGACATCCAGTTGCGCACACGCGTCAGCGCCGCGCGCTTCGACGACGGATCGCGGCGCTGGACCGTGACAACGGAGTGCGGCGAGCGCTTCGATGCGCAGTACCTGATCCTCGCAACCGGTTGCCTTTCGATTCCCCAGGCGCCGAAGATCGACGGGCTCGAGAGCTTCGAGGGCCCCTGGTACCACAGCGCGAACTGGCCGACCGAAGGCGTCGACTTTTCCGGCATGAGGGTCGGCCTGGTCGGCACCGGGTCCAGCGGCGTGCAGATGACGCCGCTCATCGCGGCCCAGGCCGAGCACCTGACGGTGTTCCAGCGCACCGCCAACTTCAGCGTGCCGGCGCAGAACGAGCCGCTGGATGAGGCCACGCTGAAGCAGGTCAAGGCCAACTATGCAGAGCGTCGAGCCCTGGGCCGCGAAGCGATGACCGGCCAGTTCCTCAACGCCAACGACAAGTCGGCACTCGAAGTGACCGACGAGGAGCGGCAAGCCGAGTTCGAGTACCGCTGGCAAGGCGCAGGTGGCGGCTTCCGCATGCTGCGCGCCTTCTCCGACTTGCTGCGTCATCCGCAGGCGAACAGGTACGCAGCCGAGTTCGTGCGTTCGAAGATCCGCCAAGTGGTGAGCGATCCGGCGGTGGCGGAACTGCTGTCGCCGAAGGAAGACCTCCCCTTCGGCACCAAGCGGCTGTGCGTGGACACCGACTATTACGAGACCTTCAATCGCGACAACGTCACGCTCGTCGACGTCAAGGCGGCACCCATCACCGCGATCAGGCCCGACGGCCTGCGCACCACGCAGCAGGACTACGAACTCGACGCTCTCGTGTTCGCGACCGGATTCGACGCGATGACCGGCGCGCTGCTGGCCATCGACATCCGGGGAATCGGCGGCCGCTCGCTGCGCGACAAGTGGGCGCACGGACCGCGCACCTACCTGGGCGTCTCGATCTCCGGCTTCCCGAACCTGTTCGTCATTGCCGGGCCCGGCAGCCCGTCGGTGCTCAGCAACATGGTGCATTCGATCGAGACCCACGTGGACTGGATCACACACTTCATCCGGTGCACCCGCGCGGACGGCATCACCCACATCGATGCCCAGTTGCCGGCCGAGGACCGGTGGGTCGACCATGTCAACGAAGCGGCCGACAAGACGCTCTACCCCGTCGGCAACTCCTGGTACGTCGGCGCCAATATGCCCGGCAAGCCGCGCGTCTTCATGCCCTACGTGGCCGGGGTACCGGCGTACCGCCGCATCATCGAGGACGTGGCCGCGAAAGGGTACGAGGGCTTTTCGCTGAGCTGA
- a CDS encoding MarR family winged helix-turn-helix transcriptional regulator, which produces MKLDLDRYVPGLLLWLSNKMAGSASVLYRARFELGVTDWRVLSYFEIYEWSTASQACELMGLDKAAVSRSVAMLKDNGWLKSRPSGLRKVEYATTATGKKLHDRMIKLAIAREEALLTGFTKQERENLVRYLHRLLGNLDAVRAVGRDED; this is translated from the coding sequence ATGAAACTGGACCTCGATCGCTACGTTCCCGGGCTGCTGCTCTGGCTCTCCAACAAGATGGCCGGCAGCGCCTCGGTGCTTTATCGCGCGCGCTTCGAGCTCGGCGTGACGGACTGGCGCGTGTTGTCCTATTTCGAGATCTACGAGTGGTCGACCGCGTCCCAGGCCTGCGAGCTCATGGGCCTCGACAAGGCGGCGGTCAGCCGCAGCGTGGCCATGCTGAAGGACAACGGCTGGCTCAAGTCGCGGCCCAGTGGCCTGCGCAAGGTCGAGTACGCCACCACCGCAACCGGCAAGAAGCTGCACGACCGCATGATCAAGCTGGCGATCGCACGCGAGGAGGCGTTGCTCACCGGTTTCACCAAGCAGGAGCGCGAGAACCTGGTCCGCTACCTGCACCGCCTGCTGGGCAACCTCGACGCCGTGCGGGCCGTCGGCCGCGACGAGGACTGA
- a CDS encoding SDR family NAD(P)-dependent oxidoreductase, with amino-acid sequence MAGSILITGGAGGIGLACARAFLADGAAVHLVDIDGERLAQARTALDPLGVVSTHRSSLATPLECRAAFASFGRPADVLVHMAGVFEHDPLDADDRQVWERAIGSNLTNAYEMAIAFRAQHDAATVGRIVLCSSRAFQRGAPGRAAYTAAKGGIVGLMRTFSREFAPQILVNAIAPGLIDTPMTAALIESAGAQRLSEIPLRRFGKPEDIAGVVRFLCGPDSSYVTGQLITVDGGTLNSS; translated from the coding sequence ATGGCCGGCAGCATCCTTATCACCGGCGGCGCGGGCGGCATCGGCCTGGCCTGTGCGCGTGCATTCCTCGCCGATGGCGCTGCCGTGCACCTGGTGGACATCGATGGCGAACGCCTGGCGCAGGCGCGCACCGCGCTCGATCCGCTCGGCGTGGTGAGCACGCACCGCTCATCGCTGGCGACGCCGCTCGAATGCCGCGCCGCCTTCGCGTCCTTCGGCCGGCCGGCCGATGTCCTGGTTCACATGGCCGGCGTGTTCGAGCACGATCCGCTGGACGCCGACGACCGGCAGGTGTGGGAGCGAGCGATCGGCAGCAATCTCACCAACGCCTACGAGATGGCGATCGCCTTCCGGGCGCAGCACGACGCGGCGACGGTCGGACGCATCGTGCTGTGCAGCTCGCGGGCCTTCCAGCGCGGCGCGCCGGGGCGCGCCGCCTACACAGCGGCCAAGGGCGGCATCGTGGGCCTCATGCGCACCTTCTCGCGCGAGTTCGCGCCGCAGATCCTGGTCAACGCGATCGCGCCGGGCCTGATCGACACGCCGATGACGGCGGCGCTGATCGAGAGCGCCGGCGCGCAGCGCCTGTCGGAGATCCCTCTTCGCCGCTTCGGCAAGCCCGAGGACATCGCGGGCGTGGTGAGGTTTCTGTGCGGTCCGGATTCGTCCTATGTCACCGGGCAGCTGATCACCGTCGACGGCGGCACGCTCAACTCGTCCTGA
- a CDS encoding ABC transporter substrate-binding protein — protein sequence MTLDASFRRRRFLQGTAAAVALPGFYIGTAAAQQTLKIGMVIAKQGPFAQQGGDLAKGVQMAFDEAGAKILGRPAELMWLDEANPQGAVQNITKLIEEEKAVAVLGGTSSATSLAMGSVALRAKVPFISVNGAAREITGKDCNPFMFRSPASVPVYAQAMAEQMLAVGKKWYFIAGAFAFGEDVISTFSEILKAAGGQVVGADRTPVATTDYSSFVLKARAAKPDVVVSGAANVEPLLKQFKELGLTGNIMIAGPAVSDTDLWSASPDALAGIFGKTWYYNDPNNSAAEKAFVQAYRAKEGKPPSDRVFFGWHSMKLLLAAVQQANSTEPPRIARGLEEVSLQDGAVAIQYRKGDHQLLRRLVVATARKPNPTDKWDILDIKSSTVANQAALEKLYGDPVQQGCKMAPIA from the coding sequence ATGACTCTCGATGCGAGCTTTCGCCGCCGCCGCTTTCTCCAGGGGACGGCCGCCGCCGTCGCGCTGCCAGGCTTCTACATCGGCACCGCTGCCGCGCAGCAGACGCTGAAGATCGGCATGGTCATCGCCAAGCAGGGCCCGTTCGCGCAGCAGGGCGGCGACCTGGCCAAGGGCGTGCAGATGGCTTTCGACGAGGCCGGTGCCAAGATCCTCGGCCGCCCCGCCGAGCTCATGTGGCTCGACGAGGCCAATCCGCAGGGCGCGGTGCAGAACATCACGAAGCTGATCGAGGAAGAGAAGGCGGTCGCGGTGCTGGGCGGCACCTCCAGCGCGACGTCGCTGGCGATGGGCTCGGTCGCCTTGCGCGCCAAGGTGCCGTTCATCTCGGTCAACGGGGCGGCACGCGAGATCACCGGCAAGGACTGCAATCCCTTCATGTTCCGCTCGCCGGCGTCAGTGCCGGTGTATGCGCAGGCGATGGCCGAGCAGATGCTGGCAGTCGGCAAGAAGTGGTACTTCATCGCCGGCGCCTTCGCCTTCGGCGAGGACGTGATCTCCACCTTCAGCGAGATCCTCAAGGCCGCCGGCGGCCAGGTGGTCGGCGCTGATCGCACGCCGGTTGCCACCACCGACTACAGCTCCTTCGTGCTCAAGGCCCGCGCCGCCAAGCCGGACGTGGTCGTCAGCGGCGCCGCCAACGTCGAGCCGCTGCTCAAGCAGTTCAAGGAACTCGGCCTGACGGGCAACATCATGATCGCCGGACCGGCCGTGAGCGACACCGACCTGTGGAGCGCCAGCCCCGATGCGCTCGCCGGCATCTTCGGCAAGACCTGGTACTACAACGACCCGAACAATTCGGCCGCGGAGAAGGCCTTCGTGCAGGCCTATCGCGCGAAGGAAGGCAAGCCGCCGTCGGACCGCGTGTTCTTCGGCTGGCACAGCATGAAGCTCCTGCTCGCGGCCGTACAGCAGGCGAACAGCACCGAGCCCCCGCGCATCGCACGCGGGCTCGAGGAGGTGAGCCTCCAGGACGGCGCGGTTGCCATCCAGTACCGCAAGGGCGACCACCAACTGCTGCGCCGGCTCGTGGTGGCCACGGCGCGCAAGCCGAACCCCACGGACAAGTGGGACATTCTCGACATCAAGTCGTCCACCGTGGCCAACCAGGCGGCGCTCGAGAAGCTCTACGGCGATCCGGTGCAGCAGGGCTGCAAGATGGCGCCCATCGCCTGA
- a CDS encoding SDR family NAD(P)-dependent oxidoreductase has product MKDNPDPTSRVAIVTGAGDGIGWATAQRLAQEFGHVVIADVRADAASQRAAELGAEHAGFECDVTSEASVVSLMRQVLERFGRVDALVNNAGVGEQAVMTLEQTVEAFDRILAVHLRGTFLASREAARVFVEQRSGAIVNISSIAGLHGHPGRNAYGAAKAGISSMTEAMASEWARDGIRVNAVAPGYVLTDLVKGLVAKGALNLENIEERTPMGRTAQPAEIAEAIAFLASGRASFITGVTLPVDGGWLAFGAPPAKLGTVAEKRVPR; this is encoded by the coding sequence TTGAAAGACAACCCCGATCCCACCAGCAGGGTGGCCATTGTCACCGGGGCCGGTGACGGCATCGGCTGGGCCACTGCCCAGCGCCTGGCACAGGAGTTCGGCCATGTGGTGATTGCCGACGTGCGCGCCGACGCGGCGTCGCAGCGTGCCGCCGAGCTTGGCGCCGAGCATGCCGGTTTCGAATGCGACGTGACCTCCGAGGCCAGCGTCGTCTCGCTGATGCGACAGGTGCTCGAACGCTTCGGCCGCGTCGATGCGCTGGTCAACAACGCGGGCGTCGGGGAGCAGGCCGTCATGACGCTGGAGCAGACGGTGGAGGCCTTCGATCGCATCCTCGCGGTCCACCTGCGCGGCACCTTTCTCGCGAGCCGCGAGGCGGCGCGCGTGTTCGTCGAGCAGCGGTCGGGCGCCATCGTCAACATCAGCTCCATCGCCGGCCTCCATGGCCATCCCGGGCGCAACGCCTACGGAGCGGCCAAGGCCGGCATTTCGTCGATGACCGAGGCCATGGCCAGCGAATGGGCGCGCGACGGCATCAGGGTCAACGCCGTGGCGCCGGGCTATGTGCTGACCGACCTGGTCAAGGGCCTTGTTGCCAAGGGCGCGCTCAACCTCGAGAACATCGAGGAGCGCACGCCGATGGGCCGCACCGCGCAGCCGGCCGAGATCGCCGAGGCCATCGCCTTTCTCGCCTCGGGGCGCGCGAGTTTCATCACGGGCGTGACGCTGCCGGTGGACGGCGGCTGGCTCGCCTTCGGCGCGCCGCCCGCCAAGCTCGGCACCGTGGCGGAAAAGCGCGTGCCTCGCTGA
- a CDS encoding acetyl-CoA acetyltransferase produces MSRRPDPNRVPVIVGSGQVTDTISTPQQGRSPLQLMHDAARLAAADSGAGDALVRAIDSLVVIRLFADTLPRFASPFGKLVNAPWSLARLLGASPRDLVYPPHGGDSPQVMLARACERIANGESQAALIVGGEALRTELAAKRAGLSLEWGEDAPTAPDVLDGPKGMYTAAEEAHGMRSAIAMYAMIGQALRQAAGQTVDAYREASARLFARFAQVARDNPLATRRTGYGAEAIAEVTPENPYVGFPFTKLMTASAFIDQSAAFFVVSEALADALGIARDKRVYLHGTAAAHDQWFVSERARLDRSPAMRLSAQHALAQAGKSLADVSFLDIYSCFPSAVQIACSELGLSLDDPRGFTVTGGLPYFGGPGNNYVTHAIAEMVQRVRASPGSFGLVMANGGLVTKEAVGLFSTALPTQPFVREPASVIQDEIDKAPKVAIVDAPKGRAAIETYAVLHGKSGPESGVLFGRLASTGERFVAVTPGDAQTLQRIEAVDALGLPGTVSQVGGKNVFVPDPC; encoded by the coding sequence GTGAGCCGCCGTCCAGACCCGAACCGCGTTCCGGTCATCGTCGGCTCCGGCCAGGTGACCGACACGATCTCGACGCCGCAGCAGGGTCGCTCGCCCTTGCAGCTGATGCACGACGCCGCGCGCCTGGCTGCGGCCGATAGCGGCGCCGGCGATGCGCTCGTGCGAGCGATCGACTCGCTTGTCGTCATTCGCCTGTTCGCCGACACGTTGCCGCGCTTCGCGTCGCCCTTCGGCAAGCTCGTGAACGCACCCTGGTCACTGGCCCGGCTGCTCGGCGCGAGCCCGCGCGACCTGGTCTATCCGCCCCATGGCGGCGACTCGCCGCAGGTGATGCTGGCGCGCGCATGCGAGCGTATCGCCAACGGCGAATCGCAGGCCGCGCTGATCGTCGGCGGTGAGGCGTTGCGCACCGAGCTGGCGGCCAAGCGCGCAGGCCTCTCGCTCGAGTGGGGCGAGGATGCGCCGACCGCGCCCGACGTGCTCGACGGCCCCAAGGGCATGTACACCGCTGCCGAGGAAGCGCACGGCATGCGCTCGGCGATCGCGATGTACGCGATGATCGGCCAGGCCTTGCGCCAGGCCGCGGGACAGACGGTCGATGCCTACCGCGAGGCGAGCGCGCGGCTCTTCGCGCGGTTCGCGCAGGTGGCCCGGGACAACCCGCTCGCCACGCGCCGCACCGGCTACGGTGCAGAAGCCATTGCCGAGGTGACGCCCGAGAACCCCTACGTCGGCTTTCCATTCACCAAGCTGATGACGGCCAGCGCCTTCATCGACCAGTCGGCCGCGTTCTTCGTCGTCTCCGAGGCGCTGGCCGATGCCCTCGGCATTGCGCGCGACAAGCGGGTGTACCTGCACGGCACCGCGGCGGCGCACGACCAGTGGTTCGTGAGCGAGCGCGCCCGGCTGGACCGCTCGCCGGCGATGCGCCTGTCCGCGCAGCATGCGCTGGCGCAGGCAGGCAAATCGCTGGCCGACGTGTCCTTCCTCGACATCTACAGCTGCTTCCCGTCGGCGGTGCAGATCGCCTGCAGCGAGCTCGGTCTTTCTCTCGACGATCCACGCGGATTCACCGTGACCGGCGGTCTCCCTTACTTCGGCGGGCCGGGCAACAACTACGTGACGCATGCCATCGCCGAGATGGTGCAACGCGTGCGCGCCAGTCCCGGCTCCTTCGGGCTGGTGATGGCCAACGGCGGCCTGGTCACGAAGGAGGCCGTGGGGCTGTTCTCCACGGCCCTCCCGACGCAGCCCTTCGTGCGCGAACCCGCGTCGGTGATCCAGGACGAGATCGACAAGGCGCCCAAGGTCGCGATCGTCGATGCGCCGAAGGGCAGGGCGGCGATCGAGACCTATGCTGTGCTGCACGGCAAGTCCGGGCCGGAGTCGGGCGTGCTGTTCGGCCGGCTTGCCTCCACCGGCGAGCGCTTCGTCGCCGTGACGCCCGGCGATGCGCAGACGCTGCAGAGGATCGAAGCCGTCGATGCGCTCGGCCTGCCGGGCACCGTGTCCCAGGTCGGCGGCAAGAACGTCTTCGTGCCGGATCCCTGCTGA
- a CDS encoding enoyl-CoA hydratase-related protein, translated as MGDIVIKEFCTVERDGHLTIVTMNRPEVMNSLHYEADLELDGVWTEFAGDDEQWVAIVTGAGERAFSTGNDLKAHAQRGVRHFPPGGFAGLSTRFDLDKPVIAAVNGIAMGGGFELSLACDIVIAAENAFFALSEPRVGLAALAGGVQYLPRAIGLPRAMGILLTGRRVPAKEGFDLGFVTALAPAGQALAEARRWAAQLLECSPLSLRATKQVARKTMLGEDFEQKVLAAREFPAAKRLRSSEDYVEGPRAFAEKRKPEWKNK; from the coding sequence ATGGGCGACATCGTCATCAAGGAGTTCTGCACCGTCGAGCGCGACGGCCATCTCACCATCGTCACCATGAACCGGCCGGAGGTGATGAACTCGCTGCACTACGAGGCCGACCTGGAACTCGACGGCGTGTGGACCGAATTCGCCGGGGACGATGAGCAATGGGTCGCCATCGTCACCGGCGCCGGCGAGCGCGCCTTCTCCACCGGCAACGACCTGAAAGCGCATGCGCAGCGCGGCGTGCGGCACTTTCCGCCGGGCGGCTTCGCGGGCCTCAGCACGCGCTTCGACCTCGACAAGCCGGTGATCGCCGCAGTGAACGGGATCGCCATGGGCGGCGGTTTCGAGCTCTCGCTCGCATGCGACATCGTGATCGCCGCGGAGAACGCCTTCTTCGCGTTGTCGGAGCCGCGCGTCGGGCTGGCGGCGCTGGCGGGCGGTGTGCAGTACCTGCCGCGCGCGATCGGTCTGCCTCGCGCGATGGGAATCCTGCTGACTGGGCGGCGCGTCCCGGCAAAGGAAGGATTCGATCTCGGATTCGTCACCGCCCTGGCGCCGGCGGGGCAGGCTTTGGCTGAGGCGCGCCGCTGGGCCGCGCAGTTGCTCGAATGCTCGCCGCTCTCGCTGCGCGCGACCAAGCAGGTGGCACGCAAGACGATGCTGGGCGAGGACTTCGAACAGAAGGTGCTGGCGGCACGCGAGTTCCCGGCCGCGAAGCGGCTGCGCAGCAGCGAGGACTATGTCGAAGGTCCGCGCGCCTTCGCCGAAAAGCGCAAGCCGGAGTGGAAGAACAAGTGA